CACTGCAAACAACTTTATCCACTTTGCTCTGCATGCTTCCTGTCAACTCATGGGGATGCGcgaaactttttattttcatttcttcaaCTTTCTTCGTCATTTCAGAGCTGATCGAAAACATTTCCACACATTTCATGTCCAGGTTAAAATTACACCGATCACAGCGGTACACGAAGCCCTCAATCTTTTCTCCACAAAAATCACAGTAGTTACATGATGCAACTTGGAGTTTCAGGGGATGACTCTGGTGATCCTGGTGTTTCTTCTCTAACGGTAACTTGGCGCATGATTCATGGAGGAAATACTTGCAATCCGGGCAGCCATATATCAGGCTTGATTCCGATAACGATCGGTCGCAAGCTGAACACTTAGAGTTCGACTCCAATTTAGTGGGCTTCAAAGAATGTCGATGACCGAAATGATGTATTTTTTCAACCCTCATAGCACAGTCAACATCCAAATGGAACTTGCATTCCCTACACGAGAAGGTGAAGCCACGGCACTTCTTTTCACAGGCATTACAGCTAACCTCCGAATCACAGCGCTGGAGGGTGAGCTTGTGGAGCGGATGAAAGAAGTGTTGACACTCTTGCGGCAATTTAGCGCAACCTTTATGTAGAAAAAATCCACAATCATCGCAAGCGTATATCAGACCACTGCATTGTTTCTCACATGCACTGCAAGCaacatcttcctcttccttcttgaTGCTTCTTGTCAACTGGTGGTCATGtccaaaaaattggattttcacctcttcatctttctttgtaGTTCCAGGTTCGATGGAAGGCATCCATGCGCATCCAATGTCCAGGTCAAAATCACATTGATCGCAGCGATACGTAAATCCCTCGATTGGATTTTCGCAAAAATCGCAGTAGTTGTACGTTGCCACCTGGAGTTTCAACGGATGTTCTGCATGATAGAGGTGTTCCATCGTTGGAGGTAAATTCGCGCATGACTCATGGAGAAAATATTCACATTCCTCACAGCCATAGATACGACTCGAGCTGCAATAACCACCGCAAGCTGCACATATGAGGACgacatctctctcctcctcctctccaatGATCAACGGGTGCTCATGGCTAAAATGATCTTTCTCCTGCTCCTGATCTCTCTCCTGCTCCTGATCTCCAGGTTCGGAGGTAGGAGCCGATTGCAGTGAACATACTATATCCAGGTCGAATTGACAAATCTCACAATGGTACACAAAGCCACGAACCCTTTTCCCGCAGGAATCACACCATGCTCTTCCATCGTACACACTACTACTAGTGCGCAGCTTCAGACTGTGCGCCTCGTGCAGCCTGTGTTGGAGCTCCATGTTCAACTCCGCACATGACTTATGGAGGAAGAACTTACACAAGTTGCAAGTGTATGTGTCGCTCAAGCAGCGCCTATCACAACCTTCGCACCGAGCGCTTTCATCCTTATCAATCTCCTCCGTCAACACCAAGTCATGGTCATGGCTGAAGTGCTTAACTAGCAATGGGACCCCTCCTACTCTGGGACTGATGAGTTTTAGAGCACAGTCAATGTCGAGGTCAAAGTCACACTCCTCACACCGGAATGTGAAACCACGGCATCTATTGTCACAGGCATCACAGTAGACGATTCCGATGTAATATGCCGTCGGCCCAAGGATCAAAGTGTGGTCAGTATGCAAGGGATGCTTTTTGATCTCCATCGGCAACTTTGTGCACTCCTCGTGGAGAAAAAATCGGCACTCGTCGCAGCTATAGTATTGATTCGAGCAGCATTTTGTGCAAGCAAAGCATTTAACTTCTTCTTTATCCTTGATCAAGCATCTTGTCAACAAGTGTGGGTGGCTGAAATGTCCGATTGACTCCATCGATTCGTGCTCAAATTAACATTGGTGTAAGCTCCCAGTCAGTGCATTTAATTATCTGTAAAAGAACTTCTGAACCAAGAACAACGCGGGCCGTTGTCGGTTTCGGACCCTCATAGTTCCTCTCTTACCCCTCCAGCATTAAGCATGTGAGGCACTCCCGGCACATCTGCGGCGCACCAAATAGTGATTCCATCACCATGAACAATGCACTCAGAAAGAAACTATGCTTGTCCAtgaaaacaatcaatcaaaccaGATACTGCTTGAGATTCACAACTTCCTATGCCAAATAAAAAGATGTTCTGTGACCTGATCGCGCAGATTCTGCTAAAAGGACACCCATAAAGATGAAACTTcaaacccaaaaaggaaaaaaaaaaaaaatttcagttcCACATCTTCTTTTGCAGGACACTATTATTCTCATGAAGAGAGTTCGCAACTGCAGATTCATAAAGTAGAGTCTAATCTCATTCAAAAAGAGCAAAGTTATGTAAAACCCCAAGTTCACAGGTCATAGCACCCCACCGCCTTCACTCaacctccccttttttttctaattctaacaCAATCCCAACTTGCTGGgttcttttggatttttcttggtgtttttgaattttcagtACACCAGAAATGGGCTGAGATGGCACAGGCTAAACAAATCAAACTCTTGGAATTCTTCAACacagaaatgatttttcaagtgTAAAAACTAGCGATCCAAATGAAGACTATGAACTTCTTACCTGTCAACGAAGCCTCAAGCTCCGAGATGCTCCCGCCTCTCGCTCTTTCGCTCGCTCGCTGATAATTGGTTCATGCCTGCAAAAGAAAACGGCCTGCCGCCCGCTTCCCGACTTTTCGACGACAAGTCTAGACCAGTAACGTTAACGGACACTGTACCCGCTCATTTCAAACGGGTGTCAGCGACGGGACTGCGATTCCAGGCCTGTCAATCCACGCAGTAGATCGGTCGAAGTAAGAGTATGCAACGCTAGCATCAACAACACAGTGCACCAACAGGCATCACATTTTGCTTATTTCCAGCAAACGTCTATCAAATCACCGCGTGCCTTTCACCTTTTGCCTCCTCCTTTGTCTTCTTTTCGCAAATTATTATTGTGCCCACCATGGAGATTGAACAGCTCCTTGCATCGATCGGGAGAAATTATTTGGGTACATCAGACTTGCCATATTAGCAACAAGACATCCCATTCAATGATCGACACTTGTACCAAGGCCCACATTTCAGATTTTTCTAAAACCCATttcccactcaccttctctcttccaTAATCACACCCACGGccccaccttctctctctctctctccccaaattTCTGCCATTGACGGACGGAGCTCGACCGATCGGAAAAAAGCCGGGGAGATATTTCATCGGAAATTTCTATTCGGAGAAAACAAAATGCCCCTCAAAATCTCGAGCAAACCGATTGGCAACCATTAAGCTGAAATCGTAAAATTTGATTTACTTTTACAAGCAGCATTTCACTAAGAAATCAATAGCAAAATAATTACCTCAAATTGCAATAAGTGGAATTATGggataatttcttaaaaaaaagttatgggataattctaaaaaaaagttttaaacctgccataaacttttttttttgtcaccaaagttctaaacctaattGAGTTCATCaggctaattttgaccgaaaattgatGATATAAACGTTAGCCATCCACATGTCGTCCTATAAGGCACTATTGAAGCTCACTTGAaacttctataattttttttattgattttttccaCCGGCTATCCTACATGGGACTTGTCCTCGCCAGTGACCGACGAAGGCTCTTAGGCCCGACGGTCTCCTGTTGGcttcatcaataaaaaaaaaaggagaaaaaattaaaaaattgaaaaaaaatttaaacaaatcaACTCAGCACCGATATTATTATGTAGGACTGTCATCCATATTatcaatttctagtcaaaattaatcggatgaactcaattaacaaaggttaatatcacgaaaaatcccaaaccgatacatatgcgacaaatttatctcaaactattttttaaccacgaaaaatcttaaacttgtatacttatgacaactttaccccaaattattttttttacaataaaaaaccttaaactggtacacggtgataaatttaccccaaactatttttttaccacgaaaaattccaaaccgatacatctgtgataaatttacccttcgttaagttgggttaataccacgaaaaattttaaattgatacatatgcGACAAATAGAAGGtgaaaatcctaaagtggtacaCCCATGAACTGCCACGTGCCAtctaacttaacaatttgacggttaaatttaatgaaaactaatagaaagtaaatttgtcattggtgtactagtttgggggtaaatttgtcataagtgtaccagtttgaaatttttggtggttaaaaaaataatttagggtaaatttgtcattggtgtaccggtttaggatttttcgtggtattaacccattaacaaaatgcaaaaaggtttagaacgactgaattgacaccattaCAATaggttcaaaatttttttagtaattttctatAATTATTTATACCCAGCAATCACCCTCGATAATGCTAGTTTTGTTGTAAGTAGTCATAAATTGATGATTGGTAACCGTCCTTTAAAATTTGCCTCAAGATCCCACAAGATATATCTCCTCAATCTTATATGGCTTGACCGAGGCCGACGTGAACAAATTTTCATCGATATTTTactatttcaataattttgttttgttttctttacctttttcaattatttttttctccctttttttccttttattttggtGGCGAGGGACACGCGGCAGGCAAGGCCTTGTTGGCCCTCGCCCAGCAGCTGTCGAGGTCGCTAGCCaaaacgaaagagaaaaaattgaaaataaagggataagtacaccgtgagtgccataacttatgtaccggttttacttgagtgccataatttttaaaacgttcacttgagtactataaCTTTCacaaatcgttcacttaagtaccgtAACTTTCGAAAATCGTTCATTTAAATGCTACGTCAACTTTTTTGGCATCCACATTAGCTTTTTTGACGTGCCGCGTGAGCTTTTCCGGAGTCCACGTCggcgatggcactcaagtgaataatttttgaaaattatgacccTCAAGTAAacgtcatacaaaagttatgacattcataGTGTACTTATCCTGGAAATAAAAGCACGCACGTGTACTTATCCTGGAAATAAAAGCACAGTGCAAATAGATCGGTGGAAACCACATTTTTGCTTATTTCCAGCAAACGTTTATCAAATTATCTTCCCCTGAGCAGCAGAAAGTCCACAAATCCCCACgcccttttcactttttgccttCCTCTTTGTCTTTATTTCGTAATCATTATGGTAGCCACCATGGAGCGGGGACACCTCATTGCATTGGTCCAGTTTGAAACGAACAAGGGAATCTTGTCCCGTGCGTGAACGGAAGGGCCGTAAGTTTTGGTAAAGTTAATATGACGGAAATTTCAAACAGGTAGTTTTGTGacaaaattatttcaaattaatttttttgaccataacaAATTTCAAACTGCTAAACTTCTAATAAATTTATTCGAAACTAATTATTTGACCATCagaaatcccaaactagtgtacatgtgataaatttatcatccgttagtATTCGTTAAATTGagctaataccacgaaaaactttaaattagtccacatgtgacaaacagaggaaaaaaactctaaaccggcATACCCGTTATCCGTCGCGTGTCATCTAACTCGGCAATTTGACGATATAATTTGATGGACTTTTCTAGTACTTTTCCTTAAGGTTGTGCAAAAGGAACTAGAAACCACCAAAAATCGAATCGGACACAAAACCGTTGGGTCCCAAGGGAACCGATCCGATTTCCAATTCCAATAAATTGGAATTGGTTAGTACTAGTGCGGTTCTCTATTCCATGTGTGGAACCGCCCACCCGCCCAACCGTAactcttttatatatataatttttaagaaaaattcaaaccctAAATCCCTAATTTCGCTTACCAGCCATCTCGTCTCAACTCTCTCAAGAAACTCACTCAGTCTTTCCATCTCTCGACTCTTAATTCCCGTCAACTCATGGCCGTACCTCGGGTCGTTCCGCACAGACACGACTCATGGCATCACCTCCATCTCTTGCTCTCAATCGCCTTCATTTGTAGTAAGTTGGAAACCCTAATTGCTGCCATTAACCTctttttagtttcttcaatCTACTCACTGTTTGAACTATTGAGAAGAAAGTAAAGTATTTTTTGcactttaatttgaattttttttttacaaacaacgGGGCAATTGAAGAACAATGTGTTccttttttgttgaaaaaaaaaaaagaaatttgatgGGGTCGGTTCATGGCTTGCTGAAAAACAAGCCATTGATCGCATGAAGCTTGGTAGGACCAGCTCCATTAGACCCACCCAAGGATCAGACTAGTACGGGTGGTtctcgatttcaatttttcGGAACCAGCCCTTAGTGGGTGATTCTTGGTTCTAGGGTGAGAAGCGCCTACTCCGGAACTTCTCACCCTAAAATTGATGACCCCAACTTTTCTCGATAAACCCGCATAGATGCATTCTCTAAATATAAGTTGAAAGCTATGTTAGGCCGGCAAATTTCAGCTATGAAATCAGCCCATGCACCGCCTAGCAAACCGAGAACAAGTTAAGCTAGCCTTCTCGCTCATGTTGCCCCGTAAAACAATACGACGTATAGGTTTCTCGTATCGGATCATACCACGCCTAGCTTATCTCGGACATCTTGTGCATCGAGCAAGACGAGTGGAACACTTTAGGCACAACAACCGGGTTTCGCCTTACCATGGTCTCATTAGGAGAGCGGTATGACCCGTTTGTACAAAGGAGACCAACCCTAGCTTTAGGGCTCTCTAGAAATGTAATCATTCTACCCTAGAACTTTTAGCATAAACCGTCTTGACACCACTCCCATGGACCAGTTGCTTCTTCCGTTGTACGTCACTCCCTCATCATGATGACACCATCAAGCTTCGCTCACCGGGGTACATGAGAGTGGGTGGAGATAGGGCACGGGGTTTCCGGTCCGTCGCATCGTGCATGCACATGGATGGGGGCACGAAACATCCAGTCCGTGTTATTCTCCTCCCCTTAATTCACAACGTTCTCGTTGCGGGCTGCTCTACGACTTCCCCGCACTACTGCACCATCAAAGCCGATGGGGGATCTTACATGGGTGGTGGGCGCTCGTCCAACGGACCAACTCCTTTCCATCGGTAGCTTCTTTTAAATTAACAGGTGTTCGGGCTCCTTCGATCACTTGCGTTCTTGATAATTGTGGTAGCGAGGCCAATTGTGCCTACGGGCAGCACCCTCTTTCGCCTACTAAGCACTTCTTACATCCATCGGACCAATGTAAGTTTCTCCTCTTATTGAAAACGTGGTAGCAGACCTATCTTGAGATTTGTTGCCTTGATCCAGGAACGTTATTCCATTTTAGTGAGGAATCGGTTTCTTGCCGTGCCCACATTGGCATCCCAAAAGCTGGTCAAGAGCCTCATTGTTCGAGCATGGCTGCCCGGTGATTCACTCTCTGCCCTTATAGGACTGGGTGGATCAACAAGACTGTGCCTCCATTATTATCCCGATAGCTGGTCAAGACCACTCCTCGTCGGGAATGGTCGCCCCGCTGATTCACTCTCCGCCCTCGCAAGACTTGGTGGACGACGGGTTTTCTTCCGACTCAGTCACTTACTAGAGGGattcttgctctgataccaaattgTCACGACCGGCAGATTTGAGCTCGGAATCCGCTCGTGCGGCGCCTAGCGGGCCGAGAACATGCTAGGCCAGCCATTTTGCTCATGTTGCCCCTTAGAACAGATCGACGAATGGCTTCCTCGTATTGGATTTTACCATGCCCAGCTTAGCTCGAGCGTTCTATGCATCGAGCAAGACATGTAGAACACTTTAGGCACAAGAAATGGTTTCGCCTTGCCATGGCTTTATCGGGAGAGTCACATGACCAGTTGGTACACAGGAGGCTAACTCCACCTTCAGAGCTCCCTAGAAATGTAATCCTTCTATCCTAGAACTTCTAACAAAAATCGCCCTAATGCTGCTCCCATAGACCGGTTGCTTCTTCTCGGGTATATCGCTCACTCACCATGACGACACCATCAAACTTCGCTGACTAGGGTACATGAGAGTAGGAGGAGTTTGCGGTCTTGTACTTCGTATATACACACGGATGGGGATACAGAACATATGGTTTGTGTCATTCTCCCCCACTCAATTCGCAACATCCCTGTTGCGGGTTGTTTTGTTGCTTCCGTATGCTATTGCACCATCAACGCCGCTGTGGGGTCCTACATGGATGGGGGCCGCTCGCCCAATAGAAGAATTCCTCTCCGTCAGTAGCTTCTTTTGGATCAACAGTTGTTCGGGGTCTTTCAATCACTTGCATTCTTGACAAGTGTGGCACTAGGGCCAACTGTGCCAGCTAGCAACACCTTCTTTCGTCTAATAAGCACTTCTCACATCTAGCCAACCAATGGAGGTTTCTCCTCTTGTTGAAAACGTGGTAGCAGACCATCTTGACATTTACCGCCTTGATCCAGGAATGTTATCCCATTTCAATAAGGAATCGATTTCTTGCCTTGCCCCAATCGGCATCCTAGAAGCTGGTCGAGAGTCGCGCATTACTCGAGCATGGCTGCCTCGGCACTCTCCGCTCTCATGGAACCAGGTGGACCAACGGCCTTGTGTCCCCATTGTCATCTTGTTAGCTAGTCAAAAGCCACTCCTTGTTGGGCATGGTCGCCCCGGCAATTCGCTCTCCACCCTCGCAACACCGGGTGGATGATAGGTTTTCTTCCAACTTACTCACTTACCGAAGGGattcttgctctaataccaaattGTCACGGACCGGCAGATTTTAGTAGCGAAATCAGCTACTGCAGCACCTAGCAGGTTGAAAACACGCTAGGCCAACCTTCTTGCTCATGTTGCCCTTAGAACAATACGGCGAATAGCTTCCTCATATCGGATTGTACCGTGCCCATCTTAGCTCGGGAGTTCCGTGAATCGAGCGAGACGAGTAGAATATTTTAGGAACAACAATTGATTTCGCCCCGCCATGACCTCATCAAGAGAGCGGTATGACTAGTTTGTATACAGGAGACCAAAACCTCCTTCAAAGCTTCCTAGAGATGCAATCCTTCTATCCTAGAACTTCTAATACAAACCATCCTAACACTACTAGCGATGCAATCCTTCTATCCTAGAGCTCCTAGCACAAACCGCCCTAACGCTACTCCCACAAACTAGTTGCTTCTTCCTTGTTGTGTTGCTCACTCACCATGACGACATCATCAAGCTTTGCTCACCACGATACATGAGAGTGGGAGGAGTTGGGGTACGGGGTTTTCGATCCGTCGCATCGTACACGGGTACGCATGGGGACACGTAATATTCGGTCCGTGTCACTTACATGATTGCTTCATGCATCAATCCCGTTCGCATCTTTTATATTAAGGAGCACGATCAAATGGGTCCATTTAACATATAAAGCACTCATAAGTAAATACTTGGTCTTAAAGAGAGATAGGGGGGAAGGAACTCCTTGGTATGGAAGA
This sequence is a window from Rhodamnia argentea isolate NSW1041297 chromosome 3, ASM2092103v1, whole genome shotgun sequence. Protein-coding genes within it:
- the LOC115743129 gene encoding uncharacterized protein LOC115743129 isoform X2, yielding MESIGHFSHPHLLTRCLIKDKEEVKCFACTKCCSNQYYSCDECRFFLHEECTKLPMEIKKHPLHTDHTLILGPTAYYIGIVYCDACDNRCRGFTFRCEECDFDLDIDCALKLISPRVGGVPLLVKHFSHDHDLVLTEEIDKDESARCEGCDRRCLSDTYTCNLCKFFLHKSCAELNMELQHRLHEAHSLKLRTSSSVYDGRAWCDSCGKRVRGFVYHCEICQFDLDIVCSLQSAPTSEPGDQEQERDQEQEKDHFSHEHPLIIGEEEERDVVLICAACGGYCSSSRIYGCEECEYFLHESCANLPPTMEHLYHAEHPLKLQVATYNYCDFCENPIEGFTYRCDQCDFDLDIGCAWMPSIEPGTTKKDEEVKIQFFGHDHQLTRSIKKEEEDVACSACEKQCSGLIYACDDCGFFLHKGCAKLPQECQHFFHPLHKLTLQRCDSEVSCNACEKKCRGFTFSCRECKFHLDVDCAMRVEKIHHFGHRHSLKPTKLESNSKCSACDRSLSESSLIYGCPDCKYFLHESCAKLPLEKKHQDHQSHPLKLQVASCNYCDFCGEKIEGFVYRCDRCNFNLDMKCVEMFSISSEMTKKVEEMKIKSFAHPHELTGSMQSKVDKVVCSGCNKKCTGLTYACGCKGCSFYLHKGCAELPGEYAHFFHPSHRLHLQNSDSKLICGACQANFHGFTFSCKECNFHLDVVCAMMAEKPNHGDYIQHLSHGHPLKLTKKEFKGRCLACNQSRSDSDSDLGKIYGCDSCSVWLHFSCTELPQKLEHFLHDFRKRDHERDCEITLEARIASIGGQGKLECAACQSACRGFFIYQCKLCDLNLDVECALMPSRIQEGTLTKKFPAGHGHPLQLCSIKEDTNAPSCSVCSKRCTDPTYRCIKCETFTVHESCAELPRSIQKRSRHYHQMFLRKKIRFTCAVCLDISYGFTYDCNMCSPSFSLHIGCMNLKPIIQCGDLSHYLHFLDNIHEDDPCRTCHRVIFSCSSKEMEVETENKQGLFRCVICKYSLHLLCGPLPCLIKSDNHRHVLQLKDRFVEDDSGEYYCDACEKRRDPDKCVYKCSQENCPYVAHFECMKPEVCLVPFITSIFVSLAEKVNGTLLQCQSREAWVTESDASKVFLPNYVLVLQFQCKCKM